Proteins encoded within one genomic window of Halocatena marina:
- a CDS encoding glycosyltransferase family 2 protein, with amino-acid sequence MRHSRWLSRLSFRRWLDRLCFIGISGWIFAHELLRGLAIITVRLDLIVVSIIVVTLQAVVSAVTFTGVILLSGILFLAQILNHHDRDERTDVSDPRSITAIVPVYRDADILNVSVSSLVESTVPVSVCIVCEPDDQASIQRARTLAAATDADVECRINTRYSGSKADAINFAIETTESDYIAVFDADESVHPQFLRSAAATLEECDIVQGRTVPRTTGIIETIAYYESILLSYTGRRLLYYFTEFRMAASRAVVMHRSSVEATGGYDPTMLTEDYAFAYQCYKQGLDVREMTQYPSTIEAAHTVGDWWGQRKRWMSGYAQVFHALLRESLPPQNRRDLLSLGICLSTVAGNILLLSLTSKFMVLFIVSAETVVLLPVVTVVGITGLIRCVDYSNGTVERVGWGWLLTPIIFPLYGLVATKALTEYVISWTGEWYHVEKTH; translated from the coding sequence ATGCGTCATAGTCGATGGCTATCGCGGTTGTCTTTCCGGCGATGGTTGGATCGCCTTTGCTTTATTGGTATATCTGGCTGGATATTCGCCCACGAACTACTGCGAGGGTTGGCAATCATAACCGTCCGTCTCGACTTGATCGTGGTGAGTATTATTGTCGTCACGCTGCAGGCAGTCGTCTCGGCTGTTACATTCACCGGTGTTATACTGTTGTCTGGGATACTGTTCCTCGCGCAGATCCTCAACCATCACGACAGAGACGAACGCACTGATGTCTCGGACCCCCGATCGATAACGGCGATCGTTCCCGTCTACAGAGATGCTGATATCCTCAATGTGAGCGTCTCTAGTCTGGTGGAATCGACGGTGCCTGTTAGCGTCTGTATCGTGTGCGAACCTGACGATCAAGCGAGTATTCAACGGGCGAGAACGCTTGCGGCTGCAACCGACGCTGATGTCGAGTGCCGTATCAATACGCGCTATTCTGGATCGAAGGCTGATGCTATCAATTTCGCTATCGAGACAACCGAGTCGGACTATATTGCTGTCTTCGATGCCGACGAATCCGTTCATCCACAGTTTCTCCGGAGTGCAGCGGCTACACTTGAGGAGTGTGATATCGTACAGGGACGGACGGTTCCCCGCACAACTGGTATCATAGAGACGATCGCGTATTATGAATCCATTCTGTTGAGTTACACCGGACGACGATTGCTCTATTATTTCACCGAATTTCGAATGGCTGCCAGTCGAGCCGTTGTCATGCACCGAAGCTCCGTCGAGGCGACCGGAGGTTACGATCCGACGATGCTCACGGAAGATTACGCTTTCGCGTATCAATGTTACAAACAAGGCCTCGATGTACGAGAAATGACGCAGTATCCGTCCACGATTGAAGCTGCTCATACAGTCGGCGATTGGTGGGGGCAGCGCAAACGATGGATGAGTGGCTACGCCCAAGTGTTTCATGCGCTGCTTCGTGAGAGTCTCCCTCCACAGAATCGTCGTGACCTGCTGAGTCTGGGAATTTGTTTGAGCACCGTTGCCGGAAATATCCTGCTTCTCTCACTCACATCGAAGTTCATGGTGTTATTTATCGTCAGTGCCGAAACAGTAGTCCTTCTCCCAGTCGTCACGGTGGTTGGGATCACCGGTCTCATACGATGTGTCGACTACTCCAATGGGACGGTTGAGCGGGTGGGCTGGGGGTGGCTGTTGACGCCGATCATTTTCCCGCTCTATGGTCTCGTAGCGACGAAAGCATTGACCGAGTACGTGATCAGTTGGACTGGAGAGTGGTATCACGTCGAGAAAACGCACTAA
- a CDS encoding S9 family peptidase has product MAYNIERYLNIRSASGPSFGPDGQLAFMMDTTGVPQVWQLDDSQAWPDQLSFHEEAIGFASYSPTRDELVFGMDEGGNERRQLFRLAGDGSEEVNLTQHPDAIHQWGGWSHDGEQFAFTANRRDEANFDAYVQHRSETGGDAELVFDGQEKDWLSVGGWSPDDTRLIIHESHSNRDHDLYCLDLESEETTHLTDEYDGVRYGSVAWGPDGDVLYVTTDRLSDTLELAELDPKTGELTVAYDGGDWNVSGIGIDHDSRTLAVIRNVEGYSDLSLFELDANREQQPLPAPALPDGVIVGLSFGPDADEIAVAVSAPTENANVHVFDRDTGEDARWTDASTAGIPKELFRSPDLVHFESFDDLEIPAFLTVPDGDGSFPVIVDIHGGPESQRRPSFRSLRQYFIDNGYAVFEPNVRGSAGYGREYMNLDNVEKRMDSVADIEAGVDWLTDRPEIDGDRAVAFGGSYGGFMVLAALTEYPDRWAAGVDMVGIANFVTFLENTGEWRREHREAEYGSLDDRDFLQNISPINSIENIRAPLLVLHGANDPRVPVGEAEQITDEASEHVPTEKVIFEDEGHGFSKLENRITAYGTVVEFLEEHV; this is encoded by the coding sequence GGCCGGATCAGCTTTCCTTTCACGAGGAGGCTATCGGATTCGCTTCCTACTCACCGACGCGCGACGAACTTGTTTTCGGCATGGACGAAGGCGGAAACGAGCGCAGGCAGTTGTTCCGTCTCGCTGGTGATGGGAGTGAGGAGGTGAACCTCACTCAACACCCTGACGCCATCCACCAGTGGGGTGGGTGGAGTCACGACGGCGAGCAATTCGCGTTCACTGCCAACCGCCGGGACGAGGCAAACTTCGATGCCTACGTTCAGCACCGGTCGGAGACGGGAGGAGACGCCGAACTCGTCTTCGACGGTCAGGAAAAGGACTGGCTGTCTGTCGGAGGGTGGAGCCCGGACGACACACGCCTCATTATCCACGAATCACACTCGAATCGCGATCACGACCTCTACTGTCTCGATCTCGAATCCGAGGAGACGACACATCTCACCGACGAGTATGATGGCGTCCGATACGGATCGGTTGCGTGGGGTCCCGACGGAGACGTTCTCTACGTCACGACCGACCGACTGTCCGACACGCTCGAACTCGCCGAACTCGACCCAAAAACGGGTGAACTCACTGTCGCATACGATGGCGGTGATTGGAACGTTTCGGGTATCGGGATTGATCACGATTCGCGGACACTCGCTGTCATTCGCAACGTCGAGGGGTACAGTGACCTCTCGCTGTTCGAACTCGACGCCAACCGCGAACAGCAGCCACTCCCAGCACCCGCACTCCCTGACGGCGTCATCGTCGGCCTTTCGTTCGGGCCTGACGCCGATGAGATCGCGGTTGCCGTCTCTGCACCGACAGAAAACGCAAACGTCCACGTTTTCGACCGTGACACCGGCGAGGACGCGCGATGGACTGACGCTTCGACGGCTGGCATCCCGAAAGAGCTGTTCCGGTCTCCCGATCTCGTCCACTTTGAGTCGTTTGACGATCTCGAAATTCCGGCGTTCCTCACCGTTCCCGACGGCGATGGATCATTCCCGGTTATCGTCGACATCCACGGCGGTCCGGAATCTCAGCGCCGACCATCCTTTCGCTCTCTTCGCCAGTACTTCATCGACAACGGCTACGCTGTCTTCGAACCGAACGTCCGCGGTTCTGCAGGATACGGCCGCGAGTACATGAATCTCGATAACGTCGAAAAGCGGATGGATTCCGTCGCAGATATCGAGGCGGGTGTAGACTGGTTGACTGATCGTCCAGAGATAGATGGTGACCGCGCTGTCGCTTTCGGTGGCTCTTACGGTGGATTCATGGTGCTCGCTGCACTGACTGAATACCCCGACCGCTGGGCTGCGGGTGTCGATATGGTCGGCATCGCAAACTTTGTCACCTTCTTAGAGAACACTGGAGAATGGCGACGAGAGCACCGTGAAGCAGAGTACGGCTCACTGGATGATCGGGACTTTCTCCAAAATATTTCACCGATTAACTCGATCGAAAATATCCGTGCACCCCTTCTTGTCCTCCACGGCGCGAACGACCCGCGCGTTCCTGTCGGTGAAGCTGAGCAGATTACCGACGAAGCGAGCGAACACGTTCCGACAGAGAAAGTCATCTTCGAAGACGAGGGACACGGATTCAGCAAGCTCGAAAACCGAATCACAGCGTACGGAACAGTCGTCGAATTTCTCGAAGAGCACGTCTGA